The following nucleotide sequence is from Primulina tabacum isolate GXHZ01 chromosome 2, ASM2559414v2, whole genome shotgun sequence.
CTACCAGCCCCCTCCATAACCGAGCATGACAAAATAGGCGAATGCCGCGCCGCCACCACCTCATGCGGCGGCAATATCACGGCGTTTCCTTCCacttcctcctcctcctcctcctcttcCAGTAAGATACCTTCAAATTCCATCACCTTCTTTCTCAAAGCATCGGGAATCACCGGCACATTAACCGGTGCCGATTGGTGGTACAAACGCATCCTGTCCACCTGAGAAGGCAGAGGAGGAGGCCACTTTGGTATCATTATCCGAGACGAGAACGACGTGGATGGGGAATTGGAAGAGGACGAGGAGAGGGACACCGAAGTGGACGCCTTGTGGTTGAACACGGGCCTGGAACTGGATCCTGATCGGGCTTTCGGGTTATCATTCAGGGCAGCTAAGATACCATGATTCTTCTGGCCGTGATTCTGCGCGTTCACGGCGGGGCTGAGACTGGGGTTCGCGTCGAGGTTCGATGGGGAAGAACTATCAGAAGGGGAGCTA
It contains:
- the LOC142537252 gene encoding uncharacterized protein LOC142537252 yields the protein MEQLAGAATRSFNHRRSPLSTDRFLGTFEPQSYAATPPLELSEHDIFSSPSDSSSPSNLDANPSLSPAVNAQNHGQKNHGILAALNDNPKARSGSSSRPVFNHKASTSVSLSSSSSNSPSTSFSSRIMIPKWPPPLPSQVDRMRLYHQSAPVNVPVIPDALRKKVMEFEGILLEEEEEEEEVEGNAVILPPHEVVAARHSPILSCSVMEGAGRTLKGRDLRQVRNAVWRKTGFTD